A DNA window from Candidatus Abawacabacteria bacterium contains the following coding sequences:
- a CDS encoding acyl-CoA desaturase, which produces MSSGENRIVWFKTWPFMLMHLMPLGVFFVPVRLIDVLMCIGLYYLRMFFITAGFHRYFAHRTYKMGRIMQFVMAFGGTMAAQKGVLWWASYHRHHHHYSDTESDIHSPIHGFWWSHIGWIMSEKYDRTRFDLIKDFTVFPELRFLNQFYLLPPFLLAGFCYWLGGMSMLFWGFFLSTALLYHGTFTINSFNHIWGKRRYVTNDSSRNSLLLALITCGEGWHNNHHYYPASVRQGFFWWEIDISFYVLTCFKYLGLVKDLVLPAKSMLLKKRIKDGNFDLGLFNVTWQRVMAFVPDNTFDKAKLYVIAKQEAWDSWLERGRLSGRELKQIVQQSILRMKNAI; this is translated from the coding sequence ATGTCCTCTGGCGAAAATCGTATTGTTTGGTTCAAGACTTGGCCATTTATGCTCATGCATTTAATGCCCCTGGGTGTGTTTTTTGTCCCTGTGCGATTGATAGATGTGCTGATGTGTATCGGTCTTTACTATTTACGGATGTTTTTCATTACTGCTGGATTTCATCGTTACTTTGCTCATCGTACCTACAAAATGGGTCGTATTATGCAATTTGTGATGGCTTTTGGTGGCACTATGGCTGCTCAAAAAGGTGTTTTATGGTGGGCGTCTTATCATCGGCACCATCATCATTATTCTGATACTGAGAGTGATATTCATTCACCAATCCATGGCTTTTGGTGGAGTCACATTGGTTGGATTATGTCGGAGAAGTACGATCGAACTAGATTTGATCTTATTAAAGATTTTACTGTTTTCCCTGAATTGAGATTTCTCAATCAATTTTATTTATTACCACCCTTTCTGTTGGCTGGGTTTTGTTATTGGCTTGGTGGCATGAGCATGCTTTTCTGGGGATTCTTTTTATCTACTGCATTGCTCTATCATGGTACTTTTACCATTAATTCATTTAATCACATTTGGGGTAAACGCCGCTATGTGACCAATGATAGTAGTCGCAATTCATTGCTATTAGCATTAATTACCTGTGGTGAGGGGTGGCACAACAATCATCATTATTATCCGGCTAGTGTTAGACAAGGTTTCTTTTGGTGGGAAATAGATATTAGTTTTTATGTTTTGACCTGTTTTAAATACTTGGGCTTAGTAAAAGATCTGGTTCTCCCTGCCAAAAGCATGTTGCTGAAAAAGAGAATTAAAGATGGTAATTTTGATCTCGGTCTTTTTAATGTTACCTGGCAAAGGGTAATGGCTTTTGTTCCTGATAATACTTTTGATAAGGCTAAACTCTATGTCATTGCCAAACAAGAGGCTTGGGATTCTTGGCTAGAAAGAGGACGATTATCTGGTCGTGAACTTAAGCAAATTGTGCAACAAAGTATT